A region of Acidobacteriota bacterium DNA encodes the following proteins:
- a CDS encoding sigma-70 family RNA polymerase sigma factor, which produces MTSSPEVVLSSLAAQAFSNGYAVHGEVDLQFEVFESYLYVAIEKHLGSNAPASTLLSFVRTLRTTDLYLALACAQPTESAWRRFINAYQKYINDVARFVSPTDEVARELADNLLSDLILPDGSGRSRIASFDGRQSLATWLRVVISRRAINYHLPKWSSFERSDHPAEVADKASLGRIEAALRNNRYAVILSESFKLASESLTDRERLMLLLRYEEGLRLVEIAKVLGVHASGITRQFQHIHLKLKKKIISVLAVKHHLGPEAIKECLLDVMENPAHSLLVFLKAS; this is translated from the coding sequence ATGACAAGCTCCCCCGAAGTGGTTTTGTCTTCGCTCGCCGCTCAGGCTTTTTCTAACGGTTATGCGGTCCACGGCGAGGTCGATTTGCAGTTTGAAGTGTTCGAGAGCTATCTGTATGTAGCCATCGAAAAGCATCTCGGCTCAAACGCACCGGCGTCGACCCTATTGAGCTTCGTCCGCACGCTTCGCACAACTGATCTCTATCTCGCGCTCGCCTGCGCGCAACCGACCGAGTCAGCCTGGAGGCGGTTCATAAATGCGTACCAGAAGTACATAAATGACGTCGCCAGATTTGTCTCGCCTACCGATGAGGTGGCCCGCGAGCTTGCTGATAACCTGCTTAGTGATTTGATTCTGCCTGATGGCTCCGGACGTAGCCGCATAGCTTCGTTCGACGGACGGCAGTCCCTGGCCACTTGGCTGCGAGTCGTAATCAGCCGGCGTGCAATTAACTACCATCTGCCCAAGTGGAGTAGCTTCGAGCGCAGCGATCACCCGGCTGAGGTTGCTGACAAAGCGAGTCTCGGTAGAATCGAGGCGGCGCTTAGGAACAACAGGTACGCAGTGATATTGTCCGAAAGCTTCAAGCTGGCAAGCGAAAGCCTGACGGATCGCGAACGGCTGATGCTCTTGCTCCGATATGAAGAAGGGCTTCGTCTGGTTGAAATCGCAAAGGTACTTGGCGTTCACGCTTCAGGAATCACTCGTCAGTTCCAGCACATTCATCTCAAGCTCAAAAAAAAGATCATCTCCGTTCTCGCTGTGAAGCATCACCTTGGGCCAGAGGCCATCAAAGAGTGTCTGCTCGATGTGATGGAGAACCCCGCGCACTCACTCCTGGTGTTTCTGAAGGCCTCGTAA
- a CDS encoding valine--tRNA ligase: MTDLPKAYEPHSVEQKWYPIWHAAGYFKPSGHGIKYCITIPPPNVTGSLHIGHALCYTIQDVLIRWKRMQGYNALCVPGTDHAGIATQNVLEKQLKKEGLTRHDLGREQFVERTWQWVHEYGGVILSQLKRLGCSFDWDRTRFTMDEGYIDAVMECFVQWWEAGLIYRGKRVINWCPRCLTAISDIEVNHEDRPGKLYHIRYPFQDGSGLVTVATTRPETMLGDTAVAANPSDDRYKKLFGKLIILPLVGREIPLIADDYARSEFGSGAVKVTPAHDVNDFEAGMRHNLPKIIVIDEHGRMTAGAGERYAGLDRYEARELVLADLAAQGLIEKIEDYVVPEASCDRCHTVIEPLLSEQWFVRMKELAQPAIDVVKQGRVKFIPDRYERTYLDWMENIRDWTISRQLWWGHRIPVWTTEDGEYIVARSEAEALEKANGKAIKQDEDVLDTWFSSGLWPQAVLGWPRQTEDLAAFYPTSVLTTARDIIYLWVSRMIMSGLYFMHEIPFDDVYIYATVLDEQGRRQSKSLGTGVDPLDVIKLYGADPLRFALLVRAARGQDIRFAKIEKDRQPQVEEARNFANKIWNASRFVLMNIGGGGDIEPRWAPSDALADRWILAELNSTIEQVTSALDEYRLNEVAQTLYHFFWDSFCDWYIELTKALVASREVNDQVRAARCRIAYVLETSLRLLHPLMPYITEEIWQQLPHQGESIMLAAWPQSDPARDDPRAREEMGTLIALITKVRNIRSEMNIPIQSRLKLCIGTTDHEARKLVNENSDQIKRLARIEDITISDTLPVLESAPRDIVAGMEIAIPLGGLIDFDKERERVTKELTRKETEARSLAARLDNISFMERAPREVVQETRGRHEELIAEIEKLRDTLGALGAS, from the coding sequence ATGACCGACCTCCCAAAAGCCTACGAGCCGCACAGCGTCGAGCAGAAGTGGTACCCGATCTGGCACGCCGCCGGGTACTTCAAACCAAGCGGCCATGGAATTAAGTACTGCATCACGATCCCGCCTCCCAACGTTACCGGCTCCCTTCACATAGGCCACGCGCTCTGCTACACGATTCAGGACGTGCTGATCAGATGGAAACGCATGCAGGGCTACAACGCGCTGTGCGTGCCGGGCACAGACCACGCGGGAATCGCCACTCAGAACGTGCTCGAAAAGCAGTTGAAAAAAGAAGGGCTCACTCGCCACGATCTTGGCCGCGAACAATTCGTCGAGCGCACCTGGCAATGGGTGCACGAGTATGGAGGCGTTATCCTTTCGCAGCTCAAGCGGCTGGGCTGCTCATTTGATTGGGACCGCACCCGCTTCACGATGGATGAAGGCTACATCGATGCGGTGATGGAATGCTTCGTGCAATGGTGGGAAGCCGGGTTGATCTACCGCGGCAAGCGCGTTATCAACTGGTGCCCGCGCTGTCTGACCGCGATCTCGGATATAGAAGTCAACCACGAAGATCGCCCGGGCAAGCTTTACCATATTCGCTACCCTTTCCAAGACGGTTCGGGTCTGGTCACGGTTGCGACGACGCGGCCCGAGACGATGCTGGGCGATACGGCCGTTGCCGCCAACCCTTCCGACGACCGGTACAAGAAGCTTTTCGGAAAGCTCATAATATTGCCGCTCGTGGGCCGCGAAATTCCGCTGATAGCCGACGACTATGCCAGGTCCGAATTCGGCAGCGGCGCCGTCAAGGTGACTCCCGCGCACGACGTCAACGACTTCGAAGCTGGAATGCGGCACAACCTGCCAAAGATAATCGTCATCGATGAGCACGGGCGAATGACTGCCGGCGCGGGCGAGCGATACGCGGGGCTCGATCGCTACGAGGCGCGAGAGCTCGTGCTTGCAGACCTGGCGGCGCAAGGACTGATCGAGAAGATCGAGGACTACGTCGTGCCTGAAGCCAGTTGCGACCGATGTCATACGGTAATCGAGCCTCTCCTTTCGGAGCAGTGGTTCGTGCGCATGAAAGAGCTTGCCCAGCCCGCGATCGACGTGGTCAAGCAAGGGCGCGTGAAGTTCATTCCTGACCGCTACGAGCGCACCTACCTGGACTGGATGGAGAATATTCGAGACTGGACGATCTCGCGCCAATTGTGGTGGGGCCATCGCATCCCGGTGTGGACGACTGAAGACGGCGAGTACATAGTCGCGCGTTCCGAAGCGGAAGCCCTCGAAAAAGCGAACGGCAAAGCGATCAAGCAAGACGAGGACGTGCTGGACACGTGGTTCTCCTCGGGACTGTGGCCTCAGGCGGTGCTCGGCTGGCCCAGGCAGACAGAAGACCTGGCGGCTTTCTATCCGACCTCGGTGTTGACCACCGCGCGCGACATCATCTACTTGTGGGTGTCGCGAATGATCATGTCGGGTCTCTACTTCATGCACGAGATTCCGTTCGACGACGTGTACATTTACGCGACGGTGCTTGATGAACAAGGCCGGCGTCAAAGCAAATCGCTGGGCACCGGCGTCGATCCGCTCGATGTAATAAAACTCTATGGGGCGGACCCGTTGCGCTTCGCTCTGCTGGTTCGAGCGGCAAGAGGTCAGGACATCCGTTTCGCAAAGATCGAGAAGGACCGCCAGCCGCAGGTCGAGGAGGCGCGAAACTTCGCCAACAAGATCTGGAACGCATCGAGATTCGTGTTGATGAACATCGGCGGCGGCGGGGACATCGAGCCGCGCTGGGCGCCCTCGGACGCGCTTGCGGACCGGTGGATACTGGCGGAGTTGAACTCGACTATCGAGCAAGTCACGAGCGCGCTCGACGAGTACCGGCTAAACGAGGTGGCCCAGACGCTCTACCATTTCTTCTGGGACAGCTTCTGTGACTGGTACATCGAGCTGACCAAGGCGCTTGTCGCCTCGCGTGAAGTCAACGACCAGGTTCGCGCGGCGCGCTGCCGGATCGCTTACGTGCTGGAAACCAGCTTGCGGCTGCTGCATCCGCTGATGCCTTACATAACCGAGGAAATATGGCAGCAGCTCCCGCACCAGGGCGAATCGATAATGCTTGCTGCGTGGCCGCAAAGCGATCCGGCGCGCGACGATCCGCGAGCGCGAGAGGAGATGGGGACCCTGATCGCCCTGATTACCAAGGTGAGAAACATCCGGTCGGAAATGAACATCCCGATCCAAAGCCGGTTGAAGCTTTGCATTGGAACGACAGACCACGAAGCTCGCAAACTGGTGAATGAGAATTCGGATCAGATAAAGCGGCTCGCGCGGATTGAAGATATAACCATCTCCGATACGCTTCCCGTTTTGGAATCGGCGCCCCGCGACATCGTGGCTGGAATGGAGATCGCGATACCGCTCGGAGGCTTGATCGACTTCGACAAGGAACGGGAGCGAGTCACAAAGGAATTGACCCGCAAAGAAACCGAGGCGCGTAGCCTGGCAGCGCGGCTCGACAATATCTCATTTATGGAGCGCGCGCCTCGCGAGGTAGTTCAGGAGACGCGCGGCCGGCACGAAGAGTTGATCGCCGAGATTGAAAAGCTGAGAGACACTCTCGGTGCGCTGGGCGCAAGTTAG
- a CDS encoding type III pantothenate kinase, which produces MLLVLDVGNTNTTLGVYDGTTLTHSWRLNSERQRTVDEYGIMCRTLLQLAGLDSSAIKSIAISSVVPPLDFTLYKMAEVYFQIKPLFVSAANAGIPVLYDDPREVGADRIVNAVAALARYGGPCIVVDFGTGTTFDAISKAGEYLGGIICPGIQISADALFQRAARLRNTEIRRPDHLIGTNPTASIQSGLYYGNIALVDGVLKKMVEELGPDTRIVATGGLAPLISRGSQLIETVDPDITLEGLRIIHERNASETRP; this is translated from the coding sequence ATGCTGCTAGTACTCGATGTTGGAAATACAAACACGACGCTCGGCGTTTACGATGGAACTACGCTCACGCACAGTTGGCGGTTAAACTCCGAGCGCCAGCGAACGGTGGATGAATACGGCATCATGTGCCGGACGCTGCTGCAACTGGCTGGTCTGGATTCCTCTGCGATCAAGAGTATCGCTATTTCGTCGGTCGTGCCCCCGCTCGATTTCACGTTGTACAAAATGGCGGAGGTCTATTTTCAGATCAAGCCGCTGTTTGTCAGCGCCGCCAATGCCGGTATTCCCGTGCTCTACGACGACCCGCGAGAAGTCGGCGCCGACCGAATCGTAAACGCCGTAGCAGCCCTGGCGAGATATGGCGGACCGTGCATTGTTGTTGACTTCGGCACGGGGACCACGTTCGATGCGATCTCCAAAGCCGGCGAGTATCTGGGCGGGATCATCTGTCCCGGCATACAGATTTCGGCCGACGCTTTGTTCCAGCGGGCGGCCAGGTTGCGCAACACCGAGATCCGCCGGCCAGACCATCTCATCGGCACGAATCCCACCGCCAGCATTCAATCCGGGCTCTACTACGGCAATATCGCCTTGGTGGATGGCGTGCTGAAGAAAATGGTGGAAGAACTCGGCCCGGATACAAGAATTGTGGCGACCGGAGGGCTTGCGCCGCTTATCAGCCGGGGCTCGCAGCTAATCGAAACTGTAGATCCTGATATTACGCTTGAAGGACTGAGAATAATCCACGAACGCAACGCTTCTGAAACGCGGCCGTAA
- a CDS encoding biotin--[acetyl-CoA-carboxylase] ligase, whose translation MRFDTVSSTNDIAKELAASGAPEGLCVIAREQTSGRGRQGRSWSSPPGEGLYLSLILRPAIKAADSAVITLAAAVAVAEALAADFQVPGDIKWPNDVLASGRKICGILVESAIENNRLQYAVMGIGVNVAQRIFPPEIGESATSLSLETGRPVAPEDFLKPLLDRLERWYTTATARPDRVIARWEELSSYARGCAVRVESSAGSIEGVTRGLTAAGALVIELSNGETREIVSGEVSLRAVSAGR comes from the coding sequence TTGCGATTTGACACAGTCTCATCGACCAATGACATCGCCAAAGAGTTGGCTGCATCGGGCGCGCCTGAGGGACTCTGCGTCATCGCAAGAGAGCAGACTTCGGGGCGTGGACGGCAGGGACGCTCATGGTCATCGCCGCCCGGCGAAGGACTCTACTTATCTTTGATCCTACGGCCGGCAATCAAGGCCGCGGACTCGGCTGTGATAACGCTTGCCGCAGCCGTCGCCGTAGCGGAAGCTCTCGCCGCGGACTTCCAGGTGCCTGGCGATATCAAGTGGCCGAACGACGTATTGGCATCGGGGCGCAAGATCTGCGGCATTCTGGTTGAGTCGGCCATTGAGAACAACCGGCTTCAATACGCGGTTATGGGAATCGGAGTGAACGTCGCCCAACGCATCTTTCCGCCCGAGATTGGTGAGAGCGCAACTTCTCTTTCGCTCGAAACCGGCCGCCCGGTTGCCCCGGAAGACTTTTTGAAGCCGCTGCTGGATCGGCTCGAACGCTGGTACACGACCGCGACTGCCCGCCCCGATCGAGTGATCGCGCGCTGGGAGGAGCTTTCGTCGTACGCTCGTGGCTGCGCGGTGCGAGTCGAATCATCCGCGGGTTCGATTGAAGGAGTGACTCGCGGACTGACGGCGGCCGGAGCACTTGTGATCGAGCTCAGCAACGGCGAGACACGTGAGATCGTTTCCGGGGAAGTGAGCCTTCGAGCGGTGAGCGCGGGCCGCTGA
- the nadC gene encoding carboxylating nicotinate-nucleotide diphosphorylase produces MELDPGIIYAFAADLLKEDLGRGDITTQSVVRGGARARGRFLANQDFVLCGLEIAEAVFGTLDNNILLESTVYDGENIAAGTEFARMEGPAAALLTGERTALNIMQRLSGVATMTKAFVDRVEGTSARIVDTRKTTPGLRLIEKYAVTIGGGFNHRFGLDDGVLIKDNHIALAGGVRRAVEFARRAAPHLMKIEVEVGNQSHLREAIAAHADVIMLGNMSVDEIRESVKLIREQLPGAIIEVSGGVSLQNVREFAECGVDLISVGAITQSAIAVDISLKTRPL; encoded by the coding sequence ATGGAACTCGACCCCGGAATCATCTACGCTTTCGCCGCCGATCTATTGAAGGAAGATCTTGGACGAGGTGACATCACCACACAAAGCGTGGTGCGCGGTGGCGCCAGGGCGCGAGGACGGTTTCTGGCTAACCAGGATTTCGTGCTGTGCGGGCTTGAAATCGCCGAAGCGGTATTCGGCACGCTCGACAACAACATCCTGCTCGAGTCCACCGTTTACGATGGCGAGAACATCGCCGCCGGCACTGAGTTCGCGCGAATGGAGGGCCCAGCCGCTGCGCTTCTGACAGGCGAACGCACGGCGCTCAACATCATGCAGCGGCTTTCCGGCGTGGCCACGATGACAAAAGCATTCGTGGATCGAGTCGAGGGCACTAGCGCTCGGATCGTCGATACCCGCAAGACAACGCCGGGATTGAGGCTCATTGAAAAGTACGCGGTCACGATAGGGGGAGGGTTCAACCATCGGTTCGGACTGGATGACGGCGTGCTGATAAAGGATAATCACATCGCGCTCGCCGGAGGCGTGCGCCGAGCGGTCGAGTTCGCGCGCCGCGCGGCGCCGCACTTGATGAAGATCGAGGTCGAGGTCGGCAATCAATCACACCTTCGCGAAGCGATCGCGGCTCACGCCGATGTGATAATGCTCGGCAACATGAGCGTCGACGAAATTCGCGAGTCCGTGAAGCTGATTAGAGAGCAACTCCCCGGAGCAATCATCGAAGTCTCGGGTGGGGTCAGCCTCCAAAACGTGCGCGAGTTTGCTGAGTGCGGAGTAGATTTGATTTCAGTCGGGGCGATCACTCAATCAGCGATCGCGGTTGATATCAGCTTGAAGACGAGACCGCTTTAG